The Anaerolineae bacterium nucleotide sequence GCGACCGTTGAGAAAGGTTCCGTTGGTGCTGGCCAGATCGATCAGATACGCGGAATGCCCTTCCACCTTGACCATAGCATGTTTGCGGGAAACGCCCCGCTCGCTGCCGTTGACGGCGGTCAGGTCAAGCGTGGCGACATTCGGCGCAGTGCCAAAGATGCTACGTCCGATCAGGATTTCGTCCCCGTTCTGTACGGGGAAATCATAGGTAACGTTGTCCACCTCAAAGGTGATCGTCCTCAACCGGTCGGTGGTCTGCTTGCGCTCCCGTTCAGGGATCAACCCGCCGCTGACTTTAAGGCGCCGAGTTTCCTCGGGAACCATCAACATCTGCCCGCACACATGGCAGATCAATTCCCCTTCCCGGTTGACCGCCCCACAGTGCCCGCAGATCATTTCACTTACCCGTCCAAACGCGATCCTTAAACCAGTGTAAACCGCAACGGTAGGCCTGTCCAGCAAAATTTATTCTGATTTCAGAACCGCGCTTCAAACGGTTGGCGCTTCTTCCGGCGCTTCGGGGATCGCGTCCAGCTCCTGCTGCAACCCGGCCACCTGTCCGGCCAGTTCCTCCAGAACAGCCAGATCGCGTTGCGTGTTTTCCGCCAGAACTGCAAAGTGGCTGAGCACTGGCTCCAGAATCTGCCGTCCGTACTGCAGCAAACGGTTACGCTCGCGGTCGGTCAGTTCGGCCATCGCCCGGCGGTAACCCCTTTCCAGCAGATCAAGCTGGTTGGTGAAATCCGCCTTCACATCGCGGCGCAGCCGCCGCCAGTAGTACAC carries:
- a CDS encoding FHA domain-containing protein gives rise to the protein MVPEETRRLKVSGGLIPERERKQTTDRLRTITFEVDNVTYDFPVQNGDEILIGRSIFGTAPNVATLDLTAVNGSERGVSRKHAMVKVEGHSAYLIDLASTNGTFLNGRRLEPQHRHLLYTDDVVRFGGLEARIKLS